The Deinococcota bacterium DNA segment CCGCCCTCGACCTTCACCTGAATGCTTGTGGCGTCCAGTCCGCCGTGATAGGTGAGGCGAGCGTTCGCCTCGGTAATGTCTGAAACGTAGTTGAGGCCGGCTGTGAAGACCTCGAGCCTGTACCCTTCAGGCACCTGAACATCGGCTGAGTCCTTCTGAATCGTCTCCTGGGCGAGGACTGGTGCTGCAAGATATAAAAGAAAGGCGATGAGTACGACGCGGCGTGTGGCGGTTCCTGTTCGTGCAACATTGCTTCCCTCCGGTAACGTTCCCAAAACGTGTCTTGAACGGTTAAGTCG contains these protein-coding regions:
- a CDS encoding BON domain-containing protein, whose amino-acid sequence is MPEGYRLEVFTAGLNYVSDITEANARLTYHGGLDATSIQVKVEGGEITLGGTVDNRRTTRLAEDALERVSGVKGTHNQLRQQAQDKA